DNA from Aphis gossypii isolate Hap1 chromosome 3, ASM2018417v2, whole genome shotgun sequence:
tacctaaaacattaaaaccagaaaaaaatgtacacaaatattttacattttgataaataggtatgtaggtataggtatgtaggtaaaatactatttttataattgaatctaGAAATTGAcatcttgaaaaaaatttctattttataaaatacaatatgcaaTTTATTAACAGGACCGGATTTGcaacaactattttttttttaaaaatggttgcattaatcaatttaaaacattgtaaacaaAAGCCGTTTTAGACacagtttgttttaaaattaagtgcaCGGTActatttagtaattagtatttatattttataccatgcGACTACGTTGTGCCGTTGTGGACGAGTATCGTGTTTAACGTGATAGTGCGATACGAATGatacgattttaaaaataaatacggtcatttcttattattttcaatgtattGAAGAGTTCTAAGTATTTTAGCATCAAAAAGACACACAAGTAcacaactaatattattattaatatatttgtattgtgtatagCTAAAAATACTTGGGATATGGAAATAAtgtcaataaacaaataaactggtttactgataataaaaatctaaatttaggAATCGTCAatgactattttaatattgagtaCGTTTACTAcatttgaattgtatttaatgaGTGCCGACTGCCGAGTATCACAGTTTGTCAGTTTAACGTTTAACAGCAGACTGCAGACAGACGACAGTCATTGGACACTGCTACTTCCATACAGACATTTATGTCAGTTATTACTAGTTACtacataacttattttaaattatggagCATGAAGGCTTTATTTACGATAACTTAGGAACCAAAAAAGGAATAacgtaagtatatttaaatgatttgcaTTGATTAACATTATGTTAGAAAATAATGGACAAGACGTAGGTACTTCTCCAGaaactattttctattttctcgcttaaaattctataatagaataatccCATGACCACAGTCAGCTTATGTATAGAATGTTAAACAAtgctaattttataaatttttatttaattttttttatttttaacatagtttttatggaggtttttatatatttttttattagttctgATTACTTATTTTGGTGACCATAGTTATTACAGATGTGCAAGACGCGGTGGAAATTTTTGTACAGGGACAGTGAAGAAGTTAATTGATGGCACAATCGTTCCTATAAAATTGCATAATGGACACCAAATTCAAAATCCTAATGAGACATTGGTCAAAGCATTCAGGGAAATACTCAAAAGAAGAGCTTCAACAGAAAATTTAGTATTGAAGCATATTTATGATGAAGAAGCTAGGaggtaaatacataatttagttataactaGAGACCGACACATTTTATGCATTTGCTTGTTCATACTGAGTGTATGCATTTATATGAgggttttataatgtatatatattttacaatcttagtaaataatacaattatttcatgtttttatttttcaaatcggaatttttaaatactgccATACTGGGGAGTGTTCGAAAACTCAACTATAGTTAACTCGAGTAACCCAGCGTCGTTCGGCGTAAGAGTTAACTCCACGCTACCGTTCGGTAACACATAGTTGTTGACTCTGGGTTAACCCGACAACcctaaataaataggtaggttatTTTAACTTCACTGATAACAATAGAGTTAACTTTAATCTAACGTACTCTGCTCCGACTAATCATATTCGAACGCACCCctggtaaaaacaaaattaatgtcAACACggtatagaatttttaaaaacatataggtaatggtgttttttatatatttaaatattttgttgactaacattaaattaaatgttgaaaGGTCCAATACTCCTAATtttgttacctatattttatttgttttatttgttctaatgttttaattgtttaatgtaatataaatttttgatgTATATGTGAGCATATTTTGATCCTTTCACTTTGCATATTTGCCACATTCTTAGTGCATATAATTCCAGTCTCtagttataacatattttatatcattatttgtttttatacattttcaaacataataatacattattaacacTCTGATCTTTttccttatttaaatatgtataaatgagtattttgttttgatagaAATCCTGAAGCTTCTGGTCTTTACCCCTATTCAACAGCAGAATGTATCATGCGACTGGCCAGAAAAAAGTCTTTGCCATCACTGCCCTCTTCATTAGCTGAGTTGGCCAGTCTGTTTGATGAAGGACATTTGCGTCGATATTCTTGCTGTGATGAAATCATGTTTAAGGGTTGTGTACATGATGTTGATGGCCAAGCCACCATGATTTTTGCATGTACTACTTTATTACAATTGATTTTGTCTTCCAATATTGAAGAAATTCATGTCGATGCCACATTTAAGGTGGTGCCGTCGAATATGGGAAACCAGTTGTTAACCATTCATTCCATGATTGAcaattatgtatgttattttgatatttataatttgtatttcaatataGTTGCTTCTTACaaacaagttatttttatgtacactgTAGATATAAActgtatttatgataaaacattacattatccattttataagtaccatgaaaataaaacttaataagaaCTTTTTGTGTTTAGTCTATACCAATAGTATATTGTCTCATGGAGTCAAAGACAAGAAATTCTTACAactgtgtttttaattttttaaaaacccaTTTGCTGCCAAATTTCAATCCATCAATCATTATTACTGATTATGAATCTGCTCTTAGAGATacattaatatctatttttccAACTGCGCGAACCACAGGTTGTTGGTTTCACCACAATCAAGTAAGTTCATTAGTGAAGTAATAACTTGAAACCTAACCTTACCTTTGATTAACACCCGTGTTtggatttgaaaatatatgaaaatgatTTGCATActcgaaaattttaatttcttttttaattaggatataattaaaagaatattaaatattttttttaaaaaagaaggaGTACTTTAAGTTTTTCCTCGTGTTCCCTTCAATTCAATctttagtaaaaacaaaaaaaatctattatttatttactaattgagaaaaaaacatttaaaggcAGTTTGGAGAAACATGAGAAAAAAaggatttttaatgttaactaATACCAATGAATTTGCATCAAAAGCACTTAAGATGTTATTTGCATTGCCACTATTACCAGCTGGTGACATCCAACGTGGATTTGACATGGTTAGGATGTTTGCTGTAAATCATGGAGTACCTATGGGAAGTCTGTTTGATTACTATCAAAAGtaagaatacatttatactatattaaaatttgtattaagtcCTAGTTTTAGCATTTTTTcccttaaaaaattattttttgtactttgATGTTTCTAATATTGTGTtaagtaactaaaaaaaaaaaataataatattaatttactattataatatgacgtgcatttggtattttgtttattattattacatttttttttagctattggCTCAGACAAGTAGGATCAGATATTGTATCTGTCAATGGATTACCAAGACGAACCAATAATTGTGTTGAAAGTTTCCACAATACTTTGcgaaacaaatttaatgtagtTCACCCTAACTTGTGGATATTTTTAGgtaagcatattttatttttgaacttaaTAACTAACTGCCAAGTACCAATtggtaatgatattatttattaatgttcatATTACAGATCACCTTTGTCATCTCAGTATGAGTTTCCATAATATTGTGGCTCagctgaataataatttacgtcCAACAAGAAACTACAGAgttactcataaaaatttaaataggatCCTACATGCTTCTCAACAGTACTCTCTAGGGTTGATATCTATGTGGCAGTTTTTGCAAAGAATGTCTCATGTTACAACCACCTACGAACAACAGCAACGTAATTGGGTATTGCATGTGGACAATGAACAGCTGCTATTAGTTGTTCAACCAGtagctgctgctgctgcaccAGTACCAGtagctgctgctgctgcaccAGTACCAGTAGCTGCTGCTGCACCAGTACCAGtagctgctgctgctgcaccAGTACCAGTAGCTGCTGCTGCACCAGTACCAGtagctgctgctgctgcaccAGTACCAGTAGCTGCTGCACCAGTACCAGTAGCTGCTGCACCAGTACCAGTAGCTGCTGCACCAGTACCAGtagctgctgctgctgcaccAGTACCAGtagctgctgctgctgcaccAGTACCAAtagctgctgctgctgctgcaccAGTACCAATAGCTACTTTGTCAGCACTAGGATCTGTTGCTGGGGTACAATTTGTACCATCTCAAGTAATTCTACCGCCAATTCAGTTACGCCATCCAGTATTAGGTAGTACACAGAGACCTCCTGTTGAATTACCTGAAAATGGGAGGCTAGTAGAACGTGATCACCCATACCACATACAAGGTAGTTaacataattgaaaaataatcaaaattattacatccatagatattttaaaattaataaaaatgttttattaaatctgtATGAAAACTCTGTTtctaatagtattattgttttattacttatttaactttatttaattcataaaaattaaatataataaataaatgttatatattatttgtagaaaATGGGAGACATCGACAGAGGAGACATAGAGTAGAAGGAGGTAGACGACACGAATTTAATGCTGCCCAAGCATGGGAACAATTTTTTGAAGAAATCGACCATAACAATTCTATTGGtactaaaatatctttatgtGACttctaataacattttatgattgatttataaaactatacaattaatcagtatattataatgtgtaggaTTTAGATgagtataatgaattaataaataataccataaatacctatatatttattatttatatgatttttttattatactatacattataatacatatacatcatTGCATGGATttcttgtataaaataatatacgtatacaacaCAGCACTATTAGCATGGTTCACAGTGAACTTCACACTCATAATACATAGACTTGGAAGACTTACTTATCGATTATTACCTACACAAGCAAACATAAAAGGGTGGCATCTAAATTCACACTGCTAAAATCCCACATATATCAtgttgttttcaatttataaactaatactttatacatcatattttagATATGGAGCAAGGTTTTACAACGCATGAGCAGCAACCACATAGAGAAGAAGaaagtaagaaaaattaaattaattttcactccattatatatgatatttttttgtaaatatttgttaacttatagaattttttttagttctagAGGTGTGCATAATATGCTATAATGAAATTTCTACAGTGAGTGTAATACCCTGCCAGCATCATTTTTGTAGAGGATGCATCGAAAGGTGGATGCAAGAGGGTGCAACATGTTGTCCATTATGTAGAACTAATATCATTAGActacaaaagtaataattttataatttcttttatcataagaaatgattaattattattattatttttttttattatttattagttaaccTCAAGAAAAGAAAAGACTAAACTACCAGAAGCTTCAgtagttgtatataatattataaaataaatcatataaagtaTTGTTTGTCACATAATTACttttcttgttttattttcaatcttACACAGTATAGTTGTAAAATCTATCAAAAAgtgtaattttttctaaataatcataatatttaagtaggtatctaaatata
Protein-coding regions in this window:
- the LOC114132992 gene encoding uncharacterized protein LOC114132992 isoform X2, yielding MRLARKKSLPSLPSSLAELASLFDEGHLRRYSCCDEIMFKGCVHDVDGQATMIFACTTLLQLILSSNIEEIHVDATFKVVPSNMGNQLLTIHSMIDNYSIPIVYCLMESKTRNSYNCVFNFLKTHLLPNFNPSIIITDYESALRDTLISIFPTARTTGCWFHHNQAVWRNMRKKGFLMLTNTNEFASKALKMLFALPLLPAGDIQRGFDMVRMFAVNHGVPMGSLFDYYQNYWLRQVGSDIVSVNGLPRRTNNCVESFHNTLRNKFNVVHPNLWIFLDHLCHLSMSFHNIVAQLNNNLRPTRNYRVTHKNLNRILHASQQYSLGLISMWQFLQRMSHVTTTYEQQQRNWVLHVDNEQLLLVVQPVAAAAAPVPVAAAAAPVPVAAAAPVPVAAAAAPVPVAAAAPVPVAAAAAPVPVAAAPVPVAAAPVPVAAAPVPVAAAAAPVPVAAAAAPVPIAAAAAAPVPIATLSALGSVAGVQFVPSQVILPPIQLRHPVLGSTQRPPVELPENGRLVERDHPYHIQENGRHRQRRHRVEGGRRHEFNAAQAWEQFFEEIDHNNSIDMEQGFTTHEQQPHREEEILEVCIICYNEISTVSVIPCQHHFCRGCIERWMQEGATCCPLCRTNIIRLQN
- the LOC114132992 gene encoding uncharacterized protein LOC114132992 isoform X1 — its product is MEHEGFIYDNLGTKKGITYYRCARRGGNFCTGTVKKLIDGTIVPIKLHNGHQIQNPNETLVKAFREILKRRASTENLVLKHIYDEEARRNPEASGLYPYSTAECIMRLARKKSLPSLPSSLAELASLFDEGHLRRYSCCDEIMFKGCVHDVDGQATMIFACTTLLQLILSSNIEEIHVDATFKVVPSNMGNQLLTIHSMIDNYSIPIVYCLMESKTRNSYNCVFNFLKTHLLPNFNPSIIITDYESALRDTLISIFPTARTTGCWFHHNQAVWRNMRKKGFLMLTNTNEFASKALKMLFALPLLPAGDIQRGFDMVRMFAVNHGVPMGSLFDYYQNYWLRQVGSDIVSVNGLPRRTNNCVESFHNTLRNKFNVVHPNLWIFLDHLCHLSMSFHNIVAQLNNNLRPTRNYRVTHKNLNRILHASQQYSLGLISMWQFLQRMSHVTTTYEQQQRNWVLHVDNEQLLLVVQPVAAAAAPVPVAAAAAPVPVAAAAPVPVAAAAAPVPVAAAAPVPVAAAAAPVPVAAAPVPVAAAPVPVAAAPVPVAAAAAPVPVAAAAAPVPIAAAAAAPVPIATLSALGSVAGVQFVPSQVILPPIQLRHPVLGSTQRPPVELPENGRLVERDHPYHIQENGRHRQRRHRVEGGRRHEFNAAQAWEQFFEEIDHNNSIDMEQGFTTHEQQPHREEEILEVCIICYNEISTVSVIPCQHHFCRGCIERWMQEGATCCPLCRTNIIRLQN